From Streptomyces chrestomyceticus JCM 4735, one genomic window encodes:
- a CDS encoding sulfotransferase family protein yields the protein MNATPGPESPIFIIGTERSGSNLLRLILDAHPRICVPHPPHFMRYLATPAGSYGDLSVEANRRKAAEDAVGLLRRHIHPWQHTIDPQRVVEEAAPTLFGVVAAVYDQYRQAEGAARWGCKSTFMVDHVDEALAHFPEARFIWLVRDPCDVGSSAKRSIFGYSHPYRMAHLWRRQQEQARAALSKWGPDSVHLLRYEDLVSRPREEIERLCSFLAEEPHPAMLEHHRSPAARHTAGWAEAWRNAGTPVTTDRIGAHRSGLTPGERLLVDKVTGPLKSGLGYPVHPDAHACPTPSPVELAVRSAALRLRVEFRSLKQDRNYALRLGRDVYVRWLRVRAHARVHLRRGHAMTAPVAARRSAA from the coding sequence ATGAACGCGACACCGGGGCCGGAGAGCCCGATCTTCATCATCGGCACCGAACGGTCCGGGTCGAACCTGCTGCGCCTGATCCTGGACGCGCATCCACGGATCTGCGTCCCGCATCCGCCGCATTTCATGCGCTACCTCGCGACGCCCGCCGGCTCCTACGGCGACCTGAGCGTCGAGGCCAACCGCCGGAAGGCCGCCGAGGACGCCGTAGGGCTGCTGCGACGGCACATCCACCCCTGGCAGCACACGATCGACCCGCAGCGCGTGGTGGAGGAGGCGGCCCCCACCCTGTTCGGAGTGGTGGCCGCCGTGTACGACCAGTACCGGCAGGCCGAGGGCGCCGCGCGCTGGGGGTGCAAGAGCACCTTCATGGTCGACCACGTGGACGAGGCGCTGGCCCACTTCCCCGAGGCACGCTTCATATGGCTGGTCAGAGACCCCTGCGACGTCGGTTCCTCGGCCAAGCGGTCCATCTTCGGCTACAGCCATCCCTACCGCATGGCCCACCTGTGGCGGCGGCAGCAGGAGCAGGCCCGGGCCGCGCTGTCCAAGTGGGGGCCGGACTCGGTCCATCTGCTGCGCTACGAGGACCTGGTCTCGCGCCCGAGGGAGGAGATCGAGCGGCTCTGCTCCTTCCTCGCCGAGGAACCCCACCCGGCCATGCTGGAACACCACCGGTCGCCGGCCGCCCGTCACACGGCAGGGTGGGCCGAAGCCTGGCGGAACGCCGGGACACCGGTCACCACCGACCGGATCGGCGCCCACCGGTCCGGCCTGACCCCGGGCGAGCGCCTGCTGGTGGACAAGGTGACGGGGCCGCTGAAGAGCGGCCTCGGCTACCCGGTCCATCCCGACGCGCACGCCTGCCCCACCCCCTCCCCGGTGGAGCTGGCCGTGCGGTCGGCGGCGCTGCGGCTGCGGGTGGAGTTCCGGTCGCTGAAGCAGGACCGGAACTACGCCCTGCGGCTCGGCAGGGACGTCTACGTGCGGTGGCTGCGGGTCAGGGCGCACGCCCGGGTCCACCTCCGGCGCGGGCACGCCATGACCGCACCGGTCGCCGCCCGGCGCAGCGCCGCCTGA
- a CDS encoding class I SAM-dependent methyltransferase, which produces MRAATYDRSSSWCTDQGLGEIVLDLGAPAPDARVLDVACGTGLVSRLFAGRVAEVVGLDLTAEMAEQAAPFLDRLVVAPAEKLPFDDGEFDLVVCRQGMQFMDLPDAVEEMVRVVRPGGRVVLVNLCAYGPHDRDTYFEILRLRNPVRRHFFLPEEPAELLRAAGCDPVHTRRHISAEDVDVWSDNGAIGQERREAIRAAYRDATEEFRSLHAVREAAGRIVDHMLFVVAAGTKPAASGGGAGEEPHATAK; this is translated from the coding sequence ATGCGTGCCGCCACTTACGACCGGTCCAGTTCCTGGTGCACCGACCAGGGACTCGGCGAGATCGTCCTCGACCTGGGCGCCCCGGCACCCGACGCCCGGGTCCTGGACGTCGCCTGCGGTACCGGCCTGGTCTCCCGCCTCTTCGCCGGGCGGGTGGCCGAGGTGGTCGGCCTGGACCTTACGGCGGAGATGGCGGAGCAGGCCGCGCCGTTCCTGGACCGGCTGGTGGTGGCACCGGCCGAGAAACTGCCCTTCGACGACGGCGAGTTCGACCTCGTGGTGTGCCGGCAGGGCATGCAGTTCATGGACCTGCCCGACGCCGTCGAGGAGATGGTGCGGGTCGTACGCCCCGGCGGCCGGGTGGTCCTGGTGAACCTGTGCGCGTACGGGCCGCACGACCGCGACACGTACTTCGAGATCCTCCGGCTGCGCAATCCCGTACGCCGCCACTTCTTCCTCCCGGAGGAGCCGGCGGAACTCCTCCGCGCGGCGGGCTGCGATCCGGTGCACACCCGCCGCCACATCTCCGCCGAGGACGTGGACGTCTGGTCCGACAACGGCGCCATCGGCCAGGAGCGGCGCGAGGCGATCCGGGCCGCCTACCGGGACGCCACCGAGGAATTCAGGTCCCTGCACGCCGTCCGGGAGGCGGCCGGCCGGATCGTCGACCACATGCTGTTCGTCGTGGCGGCGGGGACCAAGCCGGCCGCATCGGGCGGCGGAGCCGGTGAGGAGCCCCATGCCACAGCCAAGTGA
- a CDS encoding ferritin family protein, with the protein MPQPSESLAAELRAVFAAEATTALRYAYFAQIAETEGHTQIAELFTDLADSITCAAHGHLDVLRDATPATGFRDVGDTPLNLASSVTAALEQSGETYPRLTAAALDEGGADLASWLTTLMALKKKHTARLDAALQEMARHSDEPAGDPALTGVRNDG; encoded by the coding sequence ATGCCACAGCCAAGTGAGAGCCTGGCGGCCGAACTGCGCGCGGTGTTCGCCGCGGAGGCCACCACCGCGCTGCGCTACGCGTACTTCGCGCAGATAGCCGAGACCGAAGGCCACACCCAGATCGCGGAGCTGTTCACCGACCTGGCCGACAGCATCACCTGTGCCGCGCACGGCCACCTCGACGTACTGCGCGACGCCACCCCCGCCACGGGCTTCCGGGACGTGGGGGACACACCGCTGAACCTGGCCTCGTCCGTGACGGCCGCCCTGGAGCAGTCCGGTGAGACCTACCCGAGGCTGACCGCCGCCGCACTCGACGAGGGCGGCGCGGACCTGGCGAGCTGGCTCACCACGCTCATGGCGCTGAAGAAGAAGCACACGGCCCGGCTCGACGCCGCACTGCAGGAGATGGCCCGTCACTCGGACGAACCCGCCGGTGACCCCGCACTCACGGGAGTCCGCAATGACGGATGA
- a CDS encoding methyltransferase domain-containing protein: MVHPEPIVVDATGDHSTLELAFQWTEGYTEEIRSFVNGVRTDQGGAHVDAVRSALAQAINRYATARGMLDAHLGERITTVDVLEGLTAVVSLRMDDPRFDGQTKKRLQNPEVGQIVQEAVDSEFSRRMEKDEELGRRIVARVLDATRARLAARLAGRTARVQRRDLAIDYTVYQRQFGIRSRNWHDSCAWLTDGDLLARHAALCEVPADARMLDVCCGSGVVGASFKDRVGETVGLDITPEMVALASTRLDRVDQGTVYDLPYPDDSFDLVVTREVLHLLPQPERPVSEIFRVLRPGGQFIVGQIVPYADEDAFWMYRVFKKKQPLLHQMFREQDFRSLLLGAGFQDVRMTEYLLWESIDQWIDTHETTPAHRREIQRLFYEAPREVREVHPFEVLADGSINDQWRWCVYSLRKPR; the protein is encoded by the coding sequence GTGGTCCACCCCGAGCCGATCGTGGTCGACGCCACCGGGGACCACAGCACCCTGGAACTGGCCTTCCAGTGGACGGAGGGGTACACGGAGGAGATCCGCAGCTTCGTCAACGGCGTCCGCACCGACCAGGGCGGCGCCCACGTCGACGCGGTCCGCTCGGCGCTGGCCCAGGCCATCAACCGGTACGCCACCGCGCGCGGCATGCTGGACGCGCACCTCGGGGAGCGCATCACCACCGTCGACGTCCTCGAAGGGCTCACCGCCGTCGTCTCCCTGCGCATGGACGACCCGCGCTTCGACGGGCAGACCAAGAAGCGGCTGCAGAACCCCGAGGTGGGCCAGATCGTCCAGGAGGCCGTCGACAGCGAGTTCAGCCGTCGGATGGAGAAGGACGAGGAGCTGGGGCGGCGGATCGTGGCCCGGGTCCTGGACGCCACCCGCGCCCGGCTCGCCGCGCGGCTGGCCGGCCGTACCGCCCGTGTGCAGCGCCGCGACCTCGCCATCGACTACACCGTCTACCAGCGGCAGTTCGGTATCCGCTCCCGCAACTGGCACGACTCCTGCGCCTGGCTGACCGACGGCGACCTGCTCGCCCGGCACGCCGCACTGTGCGAGGTGCCCGCCGACGCCCGGATGCTCGACGTGTGCTGCGGCAGCGGTGTGGTGGGCGCCTCCTTCAAGGACCGGGTCGGGGAGACGGTCGGACTGGACATCACCCCCGAGATGGTCGCCCTGGCCTCCACCCGGCTCGACCGCGTGGACCAGGGCACGGTCTACGACCTGCCCTATCCGGACGACTCCTTCGACCTGGTCGTCACCCGGGAGGTGCTGCACCTGCTCCCGCAGCCCGAGCGCCCGGTGTCGGAGATCTTCCGGGTGCTGCGGCCCGGCGGGCAGTTCATCGTGGGGCAGATCGTCCCGTACGCGGACGAGGACGCCTTCTGGATGTACCGCGTCTTCAAGAAGAAACAGCCGCTGCTGCACCAGATGTTCCGCGAGCAGGATTTCCGTTCCCTGCTCCTCGGCGCCGGATTCCAGGACGTCCGGATGACCGAATACCTGCTGTGGGAGTCCATCGACCAGTGGATCGACACGCACGAGACCACCCCGGCGCACCGGCGGGAGATCCAGCGGCTGTTCTACGAAGCGCCGCGTGAAGTGCGGGAAGTCCACCCGTTCGAGGTGCTGGCCGACGGTTCCATCAACGACCAGTGGCGCTGGTGTGTCTATTCGCTGCGGAAACCGCGGTGA
- a CDS encoding sulfotransferase, with amino-acid sequence MTTHSVSAPQGLGTLHRRLDVLRPLRGPAVPDFLGRVGEVVVLACSSRGGSSMVAELLRYSRELLHFQAETNPFLRLAGLGHPESRTGSDALGSEHAAALEPWARSILAEEMARDAGSAALECDENQLCADMAWRLIVQWPELPLEPLELVETVRRAWRARPYRCSTGAPGESDEAWCLLAVLEELSGRGLPVDPRYYDLPKEARRGYPSPATGLRAPGDFLVEEPPFVVARPWRRADLADLRDKPLVVKTPSNAYRLHFLRSLFPQARFRVLHLTRNPAAAVNGLYDGWRHHGFHAHRMEKPLGIHGYVEQHEDNQWWWKFDLPPGWEEYTGAPLAEVCAFQWRSTHEAVLGHLADASVDRMTVRFEDLTASPASRIASFEKLSEWLGISLTGDFRRAVHHGIRPVVATARPREWRWKERAALIEPAIDRKTADTAERLGYGDRSEWR; translated from the coding sequence ATGACCACGCATTCAGTCAGTGCACCGCAGGGGCTCGGTACGCTGCACCGGCGCCTGGACGTGCTGCGGCCCCTGCGCGGCCCTGCCGTGCCGGATTTCCTCGGCCGGGTCGGCGAGGTCGTGGTGCTCGCGTGTAGTTCCCGCGGCGGCTCCAGCATGGTGGCCGAGCTGCTGCGGTACTCCCGCGAACTGCTGCATTTCCAGGCGGAGACCAATCCTTTTCTCCGCCTGGCCGGGCTCGGCCACCCCGAAAGCCGTACCGGCTCCGACGCGCTGGGCTCCGAGCACGCGGCCGCGTTGGAGCCCTGGGCCCGCTCGATACTTGCCGAGGAAATGGCGCGGGACGCGGGAAGCGCGGCCCTGGAGTGCGACGAGAACCAGCTCTGTGCCGACATGGCCTGGCGGCTGATCGTGCAATGGCCGGAACTGCCGCTGGAGCCCCTGGAACTCGTCGAGACGGTCCGCCGCGCGTGGCGGGCACGTCCGTACCGCTGCTCCACGGGCGCGCCGGGGGAGTCCGACGAGGCATGGTGCCTGCTGGCCGTACTGGAGGAATTGTCCGGGCGGGGTCTGCCGGTCGATCCGCGGTACTACGACCTGCCGAAAGAAGCCAGGCGCGGATACCCGTCGCCGGCCACCGGACTGCGGGCGCCGGGAGACTTTCTCGTGGAGGAGCCGCCGTTCGTCGTGGCACGTCCCTGGCGCCGCGCGGACCTCGCCGACCTGCGCGACAAGCCCCTGGTCGTCAAGACACCGAGCAACGCGTACCGCCTGCATTTCCTGCGGTCGCTCTTCCCGCAGGCGCGCTTCCGGGTGCTGCACCTGACCCGCAATCCGGCCGCGGCCGTCAACGGCCTCTACGACGGGTGGCGCCATCACGGTTTCCACGCGCACCGGATGGAGAAACCCCTGGGTATTCACGGGTACGTCGAGCAGCACGAGGACAACCAGTGGTGGTGGAAGTTCGACCTGCCACCCGGCTGGGAGGAGTACACCGGCGCGCCACTGGCCGAGGTCTGCGCGTTCCAATGGCGCAGTACCCACGAGGCGGTACTCGGCCATCTCGCCGACGCGTCGGTCGACCGCATGACCGTCCGGTTCGAGGACCTGACCGCGAGCCCGGCCAGTCGGATCGCCTCCTTCGAGAAGCTGAGCGAATGGCTCGGCATTTCCCTGACCGGTGACTTCCGGCGGGCGGTGCACCACGGCATCCGGCCGGTCGTGGCGACCGCACGGCCGCGGGAGTGGCGCTGGAAGGAGCGTGCGGCGTTGATCGAGCCGGCCATCGACCGGAAAACCGCCGACACGGCCGAGCGCCTCGGCTACGGGGACCGGTCGGAATGGAGATGA
- a CDS encoding adenine phosphoribosyltransferase, whose amino-acid sequence MTPLATWLAGYIRDVPDHPYPGVLFKDYASLLADPRAFTALVDALADVCCRREATMVVGLEARGFLLGAPVAVRSGLGLAVIRKSGKLPGKTFRRVYELEYGTDEFELQCDALGPKDRVVVVDDVLATGGTALAAASLVAEAGADVVGVAFMLELVALSGRRRLARDLDGVPVDAVIDA is encoded by the coding sequence ATGACGCCGCTGGCCACGTGGCTGGCAGGCTATATCCGCGATGTGCCGGACCACCCGTATCCCGGTGTGCTGTTCAAGGACTACGCCTCTCTACTGGCCGATCCGAGAGCGTTCACCGCACTCGTGGACGCCCTGGCCGACGTGTGCTGCCGCCGCGAAGCCACCATGGTCGTCGGTCTTGAGGCCCGCGGATTCCTGCTGGGCGCGCCGGTGGCCGTACGGTCCGGACTGGGACTCGCGGTCATCCGCAAGAGCGGCAAACTGCCGGGCAAGACATTCCGCCGGGTCTACGAACTGGAATACGGGACGGACGAGTTCGAGCTCCAGTGTGACGCCCTGGGGCCGAAGGACCGGGTGGTCGTGGTCGACGACGTACTGGCGACGGGGGGCACCGCCCTGGCGGCCGCGTCCTTGGTGGCGGAGGCGGGGGCGGACGTCGTCGGCGTGGCTTTCATGCTGGAACTGGTGGCACTGTCGGGACGCCGCCGGCTGGCACGCGACCTCGACGGGGTGCCCGTGGACGCCGTGATCGACGCGTGA
- the cysD gene encoding sulfate adenylyltransferase subunit CysD: MRAVGEEGASTATGAAGPDGTGGPSVRSLAYLDVLESESVHILREVAGEFERPVILFSGGKDSIVVLHLALKAFAPAPLPFELLHVDTGHNFPEVMDHRDRTVAVHRLRLRVASVQRYIDEGKLRERPDGTRNPLQTVPLLDAIAAGRHDAVLGGARRDEEKARAKERVFSLRDDFGAWDPRRQRPELWELYNGRHAPGEHVRVFPLSNWTELDVWHYIAREKVELPDIYFAHERTVFRRDGMWLSPGEWGGPRKGETVERRTVRFRTVGDMSCTGAVDSDARTVEQVIAEIAASRLTERGATRADDRMSEAAMEDRKREGYF; this comes from the coding sequence ATGCGGGCAGTGGGCGAAGAAGGGGCCTCCACGGCCACCGGGGCAGCCGGTCCGGACGGCACCGGCGGCCCTTCGGTCCGTTCTCTGGCCTACCTCGACGTGCTGGAATCCGAGTCGGTGCACATTCTTCGCGAGGTGGCCGGAGAATTCGAGCGGCCGGTCATCCTCTTTTCCGGCGGCAAAGACTCGATTGTTGTGCTCCATCTGGCGCTGAAGGCTTTTGCGCCGGCTCCCTTGCCTTTCGAGCTGCTGCACGTGGACACCGGCCACAATTTCCCGGAAGTCATGGACCACCGGGACCGTACCGTGGCCGTGCACAGACTCCGGCTGCGGGTCGCCTCCGTACAGCGGTACATCGACGAGGGGAAGCTGCGCGAGCGCCCGGACGGTACCCGCAACCCGCTGCAGACGGTGCCGCTGCTGGACGCCATCGCGGCCGGCCGGCACGACGCGGTGCTCGGCGGCGCCCGGCGGGACGAGGAGAAGGCGCGCGCCAAGGAGCGGGTGTTCTCGCTGCGGGACGACTTCGGCGCGTGGGACCCCCGCCGGCAACGGCCGGAACTCTGGGAGCTGTACAACGGGCGGCACGCCCCCGGCGAACATGTGCGCGTCTTCCCGCTGTCCAACTGGACCGAACTGGACGTGTGGCACTACATCGCCCGGGAGAAGGTCGAGCTTCCGGACATCTATTTCGCCCACGAACGCACGGTGTTCCGCCGCGACGGCATGTGGCTGTCACCGGGGGAGTGGGGCGGGCCGAGGAAAGGCGAGACCGTGGAACGGCGGACGGTACGGTTCCGGACGGTCGGCGACATGTCGTGCACCGGGGCGGTGGACTCCGACGCCCGGACGGTGGAGCAGGTCATCGCCGAGATCGCGGCGTCACGGCTGACCGAGCGGGGTGCCACCCGGGCCGACGACCGGATGTCCGAGGCCGCGATGGAGGACCGCAAGCGCGAGGGCTACTTCTGA
- a CDS encoding aminoglycoside phosphotransferase family protein, with translation MRIERALGQAVKSAERIQGRGYTNNRRWLVRLAHDRTAFVKHADDAITAEWLRREYEVYDALRLDVVPRVLGWYDDGELPVLVLEDLSDGDWSPPWSREKIDAVLATLRAVAGHAPPPGLPTARSTHMGEDNWPEVAADPKPFLSLGLCSADWLDRALPVLLEAARPEQLDGDSLLHLDVRSDNLCFRAGRAFLFDWNHAAIGNAQFDVAFWLPSLRLEGGPEPEEVADVTPELAALVAGFFAARAGLPVIPQAPMVRDIQRRQLEVALPWAARALGLPTPS, from the coding sequence ATGCGCATCGAGCGGGCGCTGGGGCAGGCAGTAAAATCGGCGGAGCGAATCCAGGGGCGGGGCTACACGAACAATCGCCGCTGGCTCGTCCGTCTGGCCCACGACCGGACCGCGTTCGTCAAACACGCCGACGACGCCATCACCGCCGAGTGGCTGCGCAGGGAGTACGAAGTCTATGACGCGCTCCGTCTCGACGTGGTGCCGCGCGTGCTCGGGTGGTACGACGACGGGGAGCTTCCGGTGCTCGTCCTGGAAGACCTCTCCGACGGCGACTGGAGCCCTCCCTGGTCGCGGGAGAAGATCGACGCGGTGCTCGCGACGCTCCGGGCGGTCGCCGGACACGCGCCGCCTCCCGGGCTGCCGACGGCCCGCTCCACACACATGGGCGAGGACAACTGGCCCGAGGTGGCGGCTGATCCGAAGCCGTTCCTCTCCCTGGGACTGTGTTCCGCCGACTGGCTGGACCGCGCGCTCCCCGTTCTGCTCGAAGCGGCGCGCCCGGAGCAGTTGGACGGTGACAGCCTGCTGCACCTGGACGTCCGCAGCGACAACCTGTGCTTCCGGGCGGGACGGGCGTTCCTGTTCGACTGGAATCACGCCGCGATCGGAAACGCACAGTTCGACGTCGCCTTCTGGCTGCCGAGCCTCCGCCTGGAGGGCGGGCCGGAACCGGAGGAAGTGGCCGACGTGACGCCCGAACTGGCCGCGTTGGTGGCCGGCTTCTTCGCCGCGCGGGCCGGCCTGCCGGTGATTCCGCAGGCGCCGATGGTGCGTGACATTCAGCGTCGTCAGCTCGAAGTGGCGCTGCCCTGGGCGGCCCGGGCTCTGGGGCTGCCCACGCCGTCCTGA
- a CDS encoding B12-binding domain-containing radical SAM protein has translation MATEVKNGSTYHIAQALTYLYSIARHYTPDAWVVDFNFGTYEENMRRVLDHRPDAVLISSTVNSYDSTRQIALDMSRRSPAKLFVGGPAVSSNHFLRPDLLKLEADCEFVVTNRDIFAWAKQVFGRADDLKFRTFRPDNSWIGETYAPEVRDKIRYTVVTSIGCTYKCTFCLNPMVYKINYKDPEILRDEVRYLQTEYGADAVSVADPFFFMRQQHADEMMDVLSEAGIAWSQQTCLVTLTDENLDRMAETGCHSVLVGIENFTSKEINKPVEVESFEDRLQYAAARGISIKPSFISGLLDIDYEADLGQIDYIRSIISRGLVPNYHIQSNIYTPYIPDARDRLLDIPFRFWGVMPVTAQDEDHWKRNLHLCDMIYESVFPETAQRYQEVRAEYLDILDRQETMWLSHRPVPPVPPEKRIHLLTSGKVRV, from the coding sequence TTGGCGACGGAAGTCAAGAACGGTTCGACCTACCACATCGCGCAGGCGCTGACGTATCTCTACAGCATCGCGCGGCACTACACACCGGACGCCTGGGTCGTCGACTTCAACTTCGGTACGTACGAGGAGAACATGCGGCGGGTCCTGGACCACCGTCCGGACGCGGTGCTGATCTCCTCGACGGTCAACTCGTACGACAGCACGCGCCAGATCGCCCTCGACATGTCCCGGCGCTCGCCCGCGAAACTCTTCGTCGGCGGGCCGGCCGTCAGCTCCAACCACTTCCTCCGGCCCGACCTGCTCAAGCTGGAAGCCGACTGCGAGTTCGTGGTGACCAACCGCGACATCTTCGCGTGGGCGAAGCAGGTGTTCGGCCGGGCGGACGACCTGAAGTTCCGTACCTTCCGGCCGGACAACTCCTGGATCGGCGAGACCTACGCGCCCGAGGTACGGGACAAGATCCGCTACACGGTCGTCACCAGCATCGGCTGCACGTACAAGTGCACCTTCTGTCTGAACCCCATGGTCTACAAGATCAATTACAAGGATCCGGAGATCCTGCGGGACGAGGTCCGCTACCTCCAGACGGAGTACGGCGCCGACGCGGTGTCCGTGGCCGACCCGTTCTTCTTCATGCGCCAGCAGCACGCCGACGAAATGATGGACGTGCTGTCGGAGGCCGGTATCGCCTGGTCGCAGCAGACGTGTCTGGTGACGCTCACCGACGAGAACCTGGACCGGATGGCCGAGACGGGATGCCACTCCGTCCTCGTGGGTATCGAGAACTTCACCAGCAAGGAGATCAACAAGCCGGTGGAGGTGGAGAGTTTCGAGGACCGTCTCCAGTACGCCGCAGCGCGCGGCATCTCCATCAAGCCCAGCTTCATCTCCGGTCTGCTCGACATCGACTACGAGGCCGACCTCGGACAGATCGACTACATCCGCAGCATCATCAGCCGGGGTCTCGTCCCCAACTACCACATTCAGTCGAACATCTACACGCCGTACATCCCGGACGCACGCGACCGGCTGCTGGACATACCGTTCCGCTTCTGGGGCGTGATGCCGGTGACGGCCCAAGACGAAGATCACTGGAAAAGGAATCTCCACCTGTGCGACATGATCTACGAGTCGGTGTTCCCGGAGACGGCTCAGCGTTACCAGGAGGTCCGGGCCGAGTACCTGGACATCCTGGACCGGCAGGAGACGATGTGGCTGAGCCACCGGCCGGTCCCGCCGGTGCCGCCGGAGAAGCGCATTCACCTGCTGACCTCCGGCAAAGTACGGGTGTGA
- a CDS encoding HAD family hydrolase: MTAHIVWDWNGTLFDDIDISVAAASAACRTVGGGDITHEAYRRAFTRPVRSFYASLLERPFTDLQWKAIAECYHRTYRDLLDRARLREGVAEILDSLAGAGVTHSLLSMGEHDEVVALLEREGLLSRFLVAEGMTRQQRTESKQAALARHLDAVRERHPDELSVDRVLLIGDTLDDNEAAVAVGASCVLLADGSYDPEKAAAVAVPVAASLSAAAELGLRAISARPGPG; the protein is encoded by the coding sequence GTGACGGCCCATATCGTCTGGGACTGGAACGGCACGCTCTTCGACGACATCGACATCAGCGTCGCCGCGGCCAGCGCCGCCTGCCGGACCGTCGGCGGCGGGGACATCACGCACGAGGCATACCGCAGGGCCTTCACCCGCCCGGTCCGCAGTTTCTACGCGAGCCTGCTGGAACGGCCTTTCACCGACCTCCAGTGGAAAGCCATCGCGGAGTGCTATCACCGGACGTACCGGGATCTGCTGGACCGGGCCCGGCTGCGGGAAGGCGTCGCCGAAATCCTGGACAGCCTGGCGGGTGCCGGCGTCACCCATTCCCTGCTGTCGATGGGGGAGCACGACGAGGTGGTCGCCCTGCTCGAACGAGAGGGCCTGCTGTCCCGCTTCCTGGTCGCCGAGGGGATGACCCGGCAGCAACGCACCGAGAGCAAACAGGCCGCACTGGCCCGGCATCTGGACGCCGTACGGGAGCGGCATCCGGACGAGCTGAGCGTGGACCGGGTGCTGCTCATCGGTGACACCCTGGACGACAACGAAGCGGCCGTCGCGGTCGGTGCCTCGTGCGTGCTGCTCGCCGACGGCTCGTACGACCCGGAGAAGGCGGCGGCCGTCGCCGTACCCGTCGCCGCCAGCCTCAGTGCCGCGGCCGAACTGGGGCTGCGGGCGATCTCGGCCCGCCCCGGCCCCGGATGA